GGCCAGGGGGGGGTGGGCCTCGGCCCTGGCCGTCCCGGCCACGGGGAGGCCGTAGCCTCTGGTCGTAACCGCCTCGGGGAGTCCGCCACGGCGAGCCGGTCACGCCGGCCGGCGCAGTCAGCCGGGCAGCCCTGGGAGAACGGCTCTATCGAGTCTTTTAATGGGAAACTAGGGGATGAACTGCTCAACCTGGAGATCTTCGATACGCTTTATAAAGCCAAGGTCTTGATCGATAGATGGAGATGGGAATACAATCATATCCATCCTCACAGCCGTCCTGGATACCTTCCGCCGGCTCCGGAAGCCATACTTCCACTCACCGAACTACGTGTCAACTGAAACCTCAAAGACTAACTTACCATGTGGTCCAATCAACGGAGGCAGGTCAGCGGTTCCCGGTCCATCCCTGTACCCGCAGCCGTATGGCCGAGCTGGAAGGGGAGTTGCCACTGGCGGCCGCAAACAGCCAGCTGCGGCTGGTGGAGCCCGTGGGCTACCTGGATATGCTGGTGCTCCTGGCCAACGCCCGGGTGGTGCTCACCGATTCCGGCGGCATGCAGAAGGAGGCCTTCTTCCTGCCGGTGCCCTGCATCACCTTGCGCGAGGGGACCGAGTGGGTGGAGCCGGTGCAGGCCGTCGCCAACCGCCTCGTGGGACCTGACAAGGCTGCCATCCTCGAGGCCCTGTCCGGTTTCCAGGCGCCGCCGGCGGACCCGGCGTCCATATCCGGTGATGGCCATGCCGCCGAACGCATTGTGGCGCTCTTGCTGGCATAGGGACCGGGAACCTTCCCGTGGAGCATAATCCGGATGAACGCCGCCTGAGGGTGTTGTTCCTGCCCAGTTGGTACCCCTCAGGGGAACACCCGCTGGAGGGCATCTTCATCCGGGAGCACGCCAGAGCAGTAGCGCTGTACGCAGATGTGACGGTGATCTATCCCCTCGAGTCACGCCCGCCCGGGCACCGGCCAGCCCGGGTCACGGTCGTCCTCGACGGTGGCCTGCGGACGATCCTGATTCGCTACCGCGCGGGATGGCTTAACCGCCTCACCGGCAGCCGCTTCCGGTGGTACTGGCTCATGCTCAAGTGGGCTCTCCGCCTGTTCAGCCGGGGTTATCGCCCCGATGTGATCCACGCCCATGTCTTCAAGGCAGCTCTGCCCGCCGTAATTCTTGCCAGGCACCGTCATATTCCCGTGATGGTCACTGAGCACTATTCTGGTTATGCCCGGGGTACTCTTACGCGCTCTGATAAGGCTATCGCCCGCTATGCACTTAACCGGGCGGATCTGCTGGCGCCGGTGAGCGCTGCGCTGTGGCAGAGCATGCGGCAGTGGGGCATTTACAACTCTCACCGTGTGATACCCAATGCCTATGATGGAACGGTTCACTATCCCGGAGCCGGGGCGCGGAAGGGGGACGCGCGATATAAGCGGATCCTGTTTGCCGGCAACCTGACGCCGGTGAAAGGCATTCCCACGCTCCTCCAGGCCCTGGCCAGTCTGGAACGAATTGACTTTCGCCTGCAGCTGGTAGGTGCAGGGAGCCTGCAGGACGAGTATGAGCGTCTGGCTGTCACGCTTGGGTTGGAGGACGTGGTGTCATTCCAGGGGGCCATGACCAAGGAAGCCCTGGCAGAGGAGATGCGGGCCTGCGACTTTTTGGTGCTTCCCAGCCAGTTCGAGACCTTCGGGGTTGTTCTCATCGAAGCTCTGGCCTGCGGCAAACCGGTTATCGCCACCGACAGCGGCGGCCCAGCCGAGTTTATTAATAGCGATGTGGGCCTGCGGGTGCCGCCGGGGAATGTGGAAGCGCTGGCCCAGGCCATGGGTGATATGTTGGATCATCATCAAAATTATCAGATTGAGGCGCTTGCCCAATATGTCCGAAAAAGGTATACTCATGAAGTTGTTGGTGGGAAAATCAATAGTGTCTATTGGGAAATGATGAAAAGTTATACGGGGAGCGATAGGTCAAGGTTGCACGTTACTTCCCATCACCTTCTTAACTCCAAAAGATTAGGAAGAGGCCCCTCGTAGCTTTATGGTCATAACCACTTTCGTGCGACGGTCGCTGGCAGATGGCTTTGATTGTGAGGGGAATAGGGAAGCAAAAGCAGGCGGAGAAAAATTCGTGAGGCATTCGCATTGTCGAATTAAAATTGAGAAACTTATCGGTTGAAGGCATATTCATGAAACAAATGAAACCAATTATCAAGAAAATCCCCTATATCGGAATCACAGTAAAAGGTGCTGTCCGGACATTAAGAAAAGTTTTGTTTCCAGGCTCTCTGATATTTCCGGGCTCTCAAGCGTACTGGGAAGGAAGATTATGCCGGTGGCGGAACTTCGGGAGCCGGGTCCTATGGCGCATTGGCTGAATTTAAGGCGGAGCTTTTGAACGCGTTTGTCAAGGATAAAAGCGTTAAGTCTGTCATAGAATTTGGATGCGGTGATGGTCATCAGCTCTCGTTAGCCTCGTATCCTAAATACATTGGGCTTGACGTTTCAAAAACGGCAATTGAACTATGTACAGAGCGCTTTCGGGACGACAATAAAAAAAGGTTTGCCCTCTATAATCCCGATAATTTTGTGGATTCGCAGGGTATTTTCAAGGCTGAGCTAGCTTTGTCGTTGGATGTCATTTACCATTTGATTGAAGACAGGATATTTGAACTTCATATGCGACACCTATTCTCCGCTGCTGAAAAATATGTCGTCATATATTCAAGTAATATTGATAGTGATCAGGTTGGTCACCAGAGACATCGTAAATTTTCTAATTGGATCGATGCGCATGTTCCTGTATGGGATCTCCTAAAGGAGACCCCCAATAGGTTCCCATACAAAGGCGACGAAAGCAGCGGGTCATTGGCAAACTTTTTTATTTACGTTAAAAGTTGACGGTACGAAAACCGGACCAAACTGGACCGGATATAAAATGATGGGCACATCTCCACAGGGTCATAGAATTAACTGATCATCCAAGTCTTGAATTAGTAATGCTTCAGACACTCAAGACCCTCTCCAAACACTCCCTCATCTACGGTCTGGGGGGCGGCCTCAACAAGCTGCTGGCGTTCCTCCTCCTGCCCATTTTTACGCGCTACCTGACACCCGCCGATTACGGCCTGTTTTCTCTGCTGCTGGTTACAGGCGGCGTGGCAGGAATCATCACTCAATTAGGCCTGGGGTCAGCGCTGTTTCGGGAAGTGATCTATTTCGACACGGATGAGCGCACGGCAACCAGCACGGCCCTGTACTTTCTCATCGGTGAGTCTTTGCTGATATTCGGTGGCCTGGCGCTCTTTGCCGGCCCCCTCTCGCAACTGATCTTCGGGTCGACCCTCCAGACCGAAACGCTGCGGCTGGTCTTTTATACCGGCATCCTGCGGGTGGCGGAAATCGTGTTTATGGCCCGGCTGCGGATCAAGGAGCGGGCGGCGCTCTATTCCGCTGTTTCGGTGGCCCGTTTCCTGGTGGGCGCGGGCCTGAGCATCCTCTATATCGTGGTCCTGAAACAGGGGGTGTCGGGACTCATCATCGCCGGACTCATTCAGGCGGGCATCTTTGCCGGGGTCTACCTGGTGATCCTGCTGCCCGGTCTGCGGCCGGTGGTTTCAGGGCCGGTGCTACGGAGCATGTTGCTGTTCGGCGCTCCCATGGTGCCCGCCGGCCTGGCGGACCTCATCATGATCTCCTCAGACCGCTACTTTCTTCAGCAATACGCCTCCACCGCCGAGGTGGGACTCTATTCCCTGGGCTACACCATCGGCATGGTCATGAACCTGGCGGTCTGGTCGGTGCAGCTGGCCTGGCCCGCCCTGATGTTCAGCATCGCCAAGCAGGAGACAGCCCCTCAGCAGTTCGCCAGGATACTCACCTACTACGTGCTGGTGTTGGGTTTCCTGGGGCTGGGGCTCTCCCTGCTGGCGCGCGAGCTGCTGGTCATAATGACCACACCGGAATTCCACGGCGCCGCCGCCGTTGTGCCGCTGGTAGCTGTATCGTACATTTTCTATGGGGTTCGCTACATGACCAATACGGCGCTGCCCACCCGTGATAAAATGAAGTACGTCCCGCTGATTATCATCCTCGCTGCGCTGGTCAACCTGGGGCTGAATCTGCTGCTGATCCCCCCTTACGGCATGCTGGGCGCCGCCTGGGCGACCCTAATTTCCTATTTCCTGCTGACCGTGGTGAGCACCGCCGTGAACCAGCATTTCTGGTCCATGCCCTACGAGTATGTCCGCCTGCTCAAGGTGACCGTGGCGTGGGTGGCAATCTACGGGCTGGGTCTGGCCGTTCCGGCAGCCAACCCGTGGGTGGGAGGAGGGATCAAATTGCTTCTGCTTGTCCTTGGCTTTCCTGTCATCCTGTGGGTGCTGCGCTTTTTCGACCGGCAGGAACTGGCTACAGTTAGGACGTTGCTCGGCGGCTCGCTTGGGCGGAAGGTCTAGCGGCGGCGGCCGGCGGCATCGTGACAGCAAGTTTGTCAGCGTGGAAATATTTCCGGGCCAGGTATTTATTATCAAGAACCCGGACCTGAAAGACCAGACGGGCGCTCCGGGCTCGCCGCGCAAGATGTTAGGATCAGCGCATACGGATGAGACAGTCCAATCGTATTTGGCCTCCCCTCCACGGACCTGATTTCATGAAAGTGCATATAGAGTCGGGGATTACTTCGGACGGGTTTCGATCATTCCCGGCCGCTCGTGTGGATGAGGGTTGGTTGAAACCCCCGTGGGAGACAGGTCGATGAAGATTGTGTGGTTTTCCGAGATTCGGTGGGACTACATGCGGACCCGGAAACAGCAGTTGCTCTCGGAACTGGCCAGGAGGCATCAAATACTTTTCATCGAGCCCTACACGTTAGGCCATCGGCGGCCATTCTCCTACCGGCAGGACGGACCGGTGCATGTCCTCACCTTGCCGGCTCTGCGTCCTACCCCCATCAAGTGGCTGAACCGGGTACTGCTCATGCGTCTCTCATGGCTATACTATGTTCTGCTGCACCCGATAATGTTTGCACGGCTAAACGAAATGTTACGCGGCTCGAAGATCATCTGTTCCAGCATCTACTTTATTCCTTTGTTGAAGTGGTTCTCCCGGCCGTATTACTGGGACTACAATGACGATCCGGAACAATTCGGCCCGATCCCGGTCTGGGTACGGAGTGGATTCCGGGAGGTTCTATCGCGGGCCGAGGGTATTTTCGCCCCCTCTAGGCTCTACGAGCGGAAGTTGCAAGGGGAAACGCGGGCGCCGGTCTATTACATCCCCAACGGAGTTGAACTGGTCAACTTCAAGAGCTCCCCCGCCGGCCGCAGAACCGGGGTCTGCTACCTCGGGGCCATACTACAGTGGAGCTTTGACTTTGAACTGGTACAGTATCTGGCCAGCCAGCTGCCAGAGGGCACGCTGCACCTGTACGGCCCTGTGGAGCGGGGGCTGGACCAGGAGATCGAGGCGCTGACGGAGCGGTTTGGGGTCATGGCCCACGGCCTTTTGGAATACGAGCGCATTCCAGCCACACTGAGCGCCTATAAGGTAGGGATCGTTCCGCTGAAGGATAATGAGGTGATCAGGAGGGCTGCTTCCGGGAAAGTTGTGCAATACTTGGCAGCAGGATTGATGGTGGTTTCAAGGCCCATGGAAGAATACCGGAATTTCTCGCCCTGCATCCAGCTGCATGCAGAGAAGGAACTGTTTGCCAAGTCGGTCAAGGACTACCTCAAGACCCAGGTGAAGGATGCACAGCTTGTTGATAAGTTGCGGGACCGTGACTGGAAGAACCTGGCCGCCCGGTTGGAGGGGATCCTTGCTTGTGGCGCCAGGCGTGCGGACGGTTTCGCCGGGCAATCGAGTTATCCTGCTGCTCCTGGCGCGGACAGCGGTGGCAGCTGAACCGATGCCCAAACTACCATCGTGGCTGTGGGCGCTGGTGGTGTTGATCGCTGCTGGTATGGTGCTGTACTACAAGCCACTTTCCGGCGGCTATTCCTTCACCGGACCCGATGCCCTGGCCCCAGTGGGCACCACGGCGGGCATCCAGGCCCTGGAAGCCGAAACCGGCGAGCTGCCCCTTTGGATGCCCTGGCTCTTCTCGGGCATGCCCACCATCCACTCCTTCACCTACCTGTCCATATTCTACCTGCCCAACAAGGTCCTGGGTGTCCTGGCGCCAGTCCTGCCGGACTTCTCAAGCTACCTGCTGCACATGGTTTTTGCCGGGTTCGGTTGCTTTCTCTTGATCCAGTGGCTGGGGGGCTCGTTTGCCGCCGGGTTGTTGGGGGGCACCGGCTTCCTGCTCATGCCCTATTTCAACACCATGCTGGTTCACGGGCACGGCAGCCAGATGATGACCCTGGCGTATTTGCCGTGGCTGATCTGGGGGCTGTTCCGGCTGCATGCGCGCAGAAGCCTGCCCGCCGCCGCCCTGCTGGCCCTGCTCACCGGCATGCAGCTCCAGCGCGGCCACGCCCAGATCGCCTACTACAGCCTGCTGCTGCTGGGGCTGTTTTTCGTGGTGCTCGCCGTCCGGTCCTTGCGGGATAAAGATCTTACAGGCGGCCAGAGGGGTCGCTTCGTCACCCTGTTCGCACTGGCCATGATCGTAGGTTTTGGTCTGGCGGCGGTGCTTTACCTGCCGGTCATGAGCTACACTCCTTTCAGCATCCGTGGCGGACAGCTGGGCGGGGGCACCGGCATTGAGTACGCCACCCAGTGGTCCTTCAGCTTCAGCGAAACACTCACGTTCCTGCTGCCCTCCTTCTTCGGCTTTGGCGGCGCAACCTATTGGGGCGACATGCCCTTTACCGACTACCCCAACTACATGGGTTTGCTGCTGCTGGCGCTTGCGGTGTGGGCGGTGGCGGTGCGGCGCACCTGGTTCACCTGGACGATGGCGGGGGGCGCTGTGCTGGCCTATTTTCTGAGCCTGGGGCACAACTTTTTTCTGTACCGACTGTTCTACGATCTGTTTCCTTACTTCAACAAGTTTCGAGTGCCGTCCATGTTGCTGGTCCTGACTCAGTTCGGCGTGGCTGTGCTGGCCGGGCTGGGGCTGGATGCCTGGCTCCAATGGCTGGGTGCACAGGGGGAATCCCGGGCTCGCCGGATCCTGGTATGGACCGGTGGCGCCGTGGTGGTCCTGGGGCTGCTGTTTCTGGCTTCAGCCTCGGTGGTGGGGAGCAACCTGCCCGTGCCACGGGGAGTTCCGGCGCAGATGGTACCGCAGGTCAACGGGCTGCGTATGTCCATGATTCGTGCCGACGCCGTCTGGCTGCTGGTACTGGGCGGATTGGCGGTAGGCGGGCTCTATCTCTGGCGTGCGGGGAGCCTCTCAAAGCGCTGGCTGCTGGCGGGACTGGTGGCCGTGAGCATGGTGGACCTGGGACGCATCGACCTGCGCATCATCGAGCCAGCCGAGGGCAGCCTTCGAAGCCCTGTGCTCCGGCCCCGGTCCGTCATGACCCGCTACCTCAACAGTGATCCGGTGCTGGAGTTTCTCGGCGGCGACACGGCCACCTTCCGCATCAGGCCTTTGGGGCGGCTGCAGAACGAGAACCGCTGGGCGCTGGCGGGGGTGTCGTCGGTGAGCGGCTACCACGCCGCCAAGCTGGCCAACTACGACCGGTTTATGCAGGCCACCGGTTTTCAGAGCGAAGGGATCCTGCGTATGCTCAATGTCAAGTACCTGGTGAGCCTGCAGCAGTTCAGCGACCCCCGTCTCCGGGAAGTTTTTGTGGGCAACCTGTACAGCGGGGGCAGTTACCAGCCGGCGGCGGTCTATGAGCTGGACACCTTCCTGGAGCGGGCCTGGTTTCCCCGGCGGGTGGAGCCGCTGCCCTCCGCAGACGACATCCTGGCCCGGCTCCGCGATCCGGCCTACGATCCGGAAACGGTGGTCTATATTCAGGCCCATGGGCCGGACGACCCGATTGCGCCTCCGTTCCAGGGCGAAGGCAGAGTGGTGCAGGCCAACTGGCAGCCCAACCAAATCCGGCTGCAGGTAACTGCTGCCCGAGAGGCGCTGCTGGTGCTCAGCGAGGTGGTCTATCCCGAAGGCTGGCGGGCCACGGTGGACGGCGAGCCGGTCCCCATCCACGAAGTGAATACCATCCTGCGCGGCGTGGTGGTCCCGTCCGGCACCCACGATATCGCCCTGGACTTTGCTCCCGGCGACTACCGCCTGGGGCTTCTGCTGGGTCGCCTCAGTCTGCTGCTCATCGGGCTGGGGTTCCTGCCCGGGGCGGTCCGGGAGATACGGAAACGGCTATGACCCTCCACCGCTACACCTTCAACCTGAAAACGGTGCTGTTTGCCCTGGGCATCCTCATCGCGTCGGTCCGATAGGGGTACTCGCAGAACCTCGTCAGTGAGCTCCAGGCCAACGAGCGCCGCCTGGTGGACCTATATGCCAACATGATCGCCAAGGCGGCTGTGTCACTACCTTTCAGACCGCGGAGGTGCCGGTGGACGGGGACCGCAAGACGGCTGGTCTTTCGCCCAGCTACCGGCTGTAGAATATTCGAGAATACATAAAGCCGGCCTTTAATCCAGGATGAGGACGATGTGACCTGGAGGTTCCTATGAGAAGAATACCTGGAGGCGCCCAGTGGTCAGCCTCGTTAACAAAACCTGGCAGCTCGACGGCCATGGCGGTGATCATAGCGGGTGCTCTCCTGCAGAGCGGCTGTGACCGAAGCGAGCTCGTCCAGGGCACGGCGCGGATACTCAATGGGGCGACTGCGCCAGCTTCACATTCGAAGACACTTCCATCAAGACTTACAGCATCGAAATCCACGGTTCCCGAAGATGGGGTTTGGATCCCCTCGCCGGACCAGGTTCTTATCTCCATCGTAGAGGTCAGCTTCTGGGTCGGCCCCGGGAGCGATGAGACGCGTCGGGCCGAGCTAACTGACTGTATACGGTAACCTATGACCGATCGCCCGCCAGCTTGTCTTCGCGGTTGGATCGCCCGTTGGAAGTAGCCGTCGGCTTTCCGGAGATGGGCCAAACATCATTTTCAGTTGACAATGTCTTAAGCCAGACCATAAATTGTGCTCCTGTCATGCTGTACAACGTCCATCACCACCATCATCATACTGACTCCCACGGGGATCCGGGCGGCACTGCACCTTAGTCAATAGTTTCACTGCAAAATTTTAGAGCCCTCGGATTTCCGGGGGCTTTTTGTTTTTAGGAGAATATTATGGATAAGATACTCAAACTCGGGCTCCCCAAGGGCTCACTTCAGGAGAGCACCCTCTCCATATTCAAGCGTGCGGGCTGGAATTTCGTTCTCTCTAGCCGGACCTACACCCCCTACTGCGACGACCCGGAGATTGAGGCTCTCCTTATTCGTGCTCAGGAGATGGCCCGCTACGTGGAGCAAGGCGTTTTTGATGCCGGCATCACTGGCAAAGACTGGATCATGGAGAACGGCGCCGATGTGGTGGAGGTGTGCGAGCTGATTTACGCCAAGGCTTCCATGCGTCCGGTGAAGTGGGTTCTCGCCGTGCCGGAGGAATCAGACATCCATTCGGTTCGGGACCTCCAGGGCAAACGCATTAGCACTGAGCTGGTCAACATTGCCAAGAAGTATTTGGCGGACAATGGAGTCGAGGCAGGGGTGGAATTTTCCTGGGGCGCAACGGAGGCAAAGCCTCGCCTGTTGTTTGACGCCATCATCGAAGTGACAGAAACCGGCTTATCCTTGCGGGCCAATAAGTTGCGCATCGTTGATACGGTCATGGAGTCGACTACCCGCCTCATCGCCAATAAGGCCACCTACGACGACCCCTGGAAGCGCAAGAAAATAGATAACATGGCGCGACTGCTGGAAAGCGGCATCATGGCTGCCAGCAGGGTCGGTCTAAAGATGAATGTAACCGATGAGCAGCTCGAAGGCCTTATAGCTATCCTGCCTGCTATGAAAACGCCAACCATCAGCCAACTCTACAACGACTCCGGCGCGGCTGTAGAGGTGATCGTAGAGAAGACTCAGGTTCGCGAAATCATCCCCCTTCTGATGGAAGCCGGCGCCACAGACATCATTGAGTATCCCCTCAACAAAGTACTTCCTTGATGGGATTGCTGCCCATATTTCGTGATTTCAGCAGGCTGGATGCCTTGCTACAAGACCACTCATCTGAGGAGAGTAATGTATCCGTAGTCGTTGCAGATATCTTGCGCCAGGTACGATCGGGTCGTGATGATGCGCTCCTGCGGCTGACTGCCAAGTACGACGGAGTGACCATTACCAGCATTGATGCCTCCGCAGAGCAGATAGCACTGGCCGAGGCTCAATTGTCTTCCTCTCTTCGGGAATCCATCCTTGAAGCAGGTCTAAATCTCCGTCGATTCCATCAATTACAATTACCGCAGCCGTATGATCTGGAGCAGCCCGACGGAACGCTAACAAACTGGCGTTGGAGGCCTATCGAGCGCATCGGCATTTACGTACCTGGAGGCCGCAGTCCCCTGGCTTCTTCGCTACTTATGGCGGCCATTCCTGCCCAAATAGCTGGCGTGGCTGAGGTATCCGTCTGCACACCACCCCAAGCTGATGGCCGGGCAGATCCATCCATTCTCGGCCTCTGCAGCCTGCTGGGTATCCGTCAAGTCTACGGTATTGGTGGCGCCCAGGCCATAGGGGCCCTGGCTTACGGTAGCGAAACGATCAAACCGGTGCACAAAATTGTTGGTCCGGGAAACGTTTATGTGGCCGAAGCCAAGGCGCAAGTCTCGCGACATGTCGGTGTAGATTTAGCAGCCGGACCCACTGAGATCGTAATCCTGGCGGATGATACTGCGAATGCTGGCTGGGTAGCAGCTGACCTAATCTCTCAGGCCGAGCACGATCCCGAGGCCACGGCAACACTGTTCACCACTGATGCCGCTCTGGCTGAGAAAGTAAACCAGCACCTGGAAATGATGCTGCCAACCCTCGCCACCGAGGAAACGTCGCGGACTAGCCTGGAAAGCCGTGGAGCCATTTACGTGGGTGCTGATCTAGGCGACTGTCTGAAAATGATCAACCGTATTGCCCCCGAGCACCTCTCCCTGCAAATCCGCGAGGCCCGTCAATTCGCCAAACGCTGCATCGCGGGCGCCATCTTTATTGGTCACTCTACACCCGTGGCCTGGGGTGACTACTGGGCGGGACCGAATCATACTCTCCCCACAGCCGGCCAGGCGCGCTTCAGGGGGCCGTTATCCGTCCTGGATTTTCTGGTGCCTTATTCCATGATTGAAGCGCCCATGAAGGCCATTGCTGCGTCAGGAAATACCGTGATAGAGCTGGCACGGGCAGAAGGTATGGCTGGTCATGCGCTGTCGATTAATGTGCGGATGCACCATGAATGATCTCCTGAAACAGTGGATCAGACCGGAAATGTTGGCGGAATCCAACTATCATGTCCCGGCACCGGCGACGGACATAAAGTTGAACCAAAATGAATCTGCCTGGGACT
This DNA window, taken from Candidatus Neomarinimicrobiota bacterium, encodes the following:
- a CDS encoding transposase; its protein translation is MGLGPGRPGHGEAVASGRNRLGESATASRSRRPAQSAGQPWENGSIESFNGKLGDELLNLEIFDTLYKAKVLIDRWRWEYNHIHPHSRPGYLPPAPEAILPLTELRVN
- a CDS encoding UDP-N-acetylglucosamine 2-epimerase, producing the protein MEMGIQSYPSSQPSWIPSAGSGSHTSTHRTTCQLKPQRLTYHVVQSTEAGQRFPVHPCTRSRMAELEGELPLAAANSQLRLVEPVGYLDMLVLLANARVVLTDSGGMQKEAFFLPVPCITLREGTEWVEPVQAVANRLVGPDKAAILEALSGFQAPPADPASISGDGHAAERIVALLLA
- a CDS encoding glycosyltransferase codes for the protein MEHNPDERRLRVLFLPSWYPSGEHPLEGIFIREHARAVALYADVTVIYPLESRPPGHRPARVTVVLDGGLRTILIRYRAGWLNRLTGSRFRWYWLMLKWALRLFSRGYRPDVIHAHVFKAALPAVILARHRHIPVMVTEHYSGYARGTLTRSDKAIARYALNRADLLAPVSAALWQSMRQWGIYNSHRVIPNAYDGTVHYPGAGARKGDARYKRILFAGNLTPVKGIPTLLQALASLERIDFRLQLVGAGSLQDEYERLAVTLGLEDVVSFQGAMTKEALAEEMRACDFLVLPSQFETFGVVLIEALACGKPVIATDSGGPAEFINSDVGLRVPPGNVEALAQAMGDMLDHHQNYQIEALAQYVRKRYTHEVVGGKINSVYWEMMKSYTGSDRSRLHVTSHHLLNSKRLGRGPS
- a CDS encoding class I SAM-dependent methyltransferase, which encodes MAEFKAELLNAFVKDKSVKSVIEFGCGDGHQLSLASYPKYIGLDVSKTAIELCTERFRDDNKKRFALYNPDNFVDSQGIFKAELALSLDVIYHLIEDRIFELHMRHLFSAAEKYVVIYSSNIDSDQVGHQRHRKFSNWIDAHVPVWDLLKETPNRFPYKGDESSGSLANFFIYVKS
- a CDS encoding oligosaccharide flippase family protein produces the protein MLQTLKTLSKHSLIYGLGGGLNKLLAFLLLPIFTRYLTPADYGLFSLLLVTGGVAGIITQLGLGSALFREVIYFDTDERTATSTALYFLIGESLLIFGGLALFAGPLSQLIFGSTLQTETLRLVFYTGILRVAEIVFMARLRIKERAALYSAVSVARFLVGAGLSILYIVVLKQGVSGLIIAGLIQAGIFAGVYLVILLPGLRPVVSGPVLRSMLLFGAPMVPAGLADLIMISSDRYFLQQYASTAEVGLYSLGYTIGMVMNLAVWSVQLAWPALMFSIAKQETAPQQFARILTYYVLVLGFLGLGLSLLARELLVIMTTPEFHGAAAVVPLVAVSYIFYGVRYMTNTALPTRDKMKYVPLIIILAALVNLGLNLLLIPPYGMLGAAWATLISYFLLTVVSTAVNQHFWSMPYEYVRLLKVTVAWVAIYGLGLAVPAANPWVGGGIKLLLLVLGFPVILWVLRFFDRQELATVRTLLGGSLGRKV
- a CDS encoding YfhO family protein, yielding MPKLPSWLWALVVLIAAGMVLYYKPLSGGYSFTGPDALAPVGTTAGIQALEAETGELPLWMPWLFSGMPTIHSFTYLSIFYLPNKVLGVLAPVLPDFSSYLLHMVFAGFGCFLLIQWLGGSFAAGLLGGTGFLLMPYFNTMLVHGHGSQMMTLAYLPWLIWGLFRLHARRSLPAAALLALLTGMQLQRGHAQIAYYSLLLLGLFFVVLAVRSLRDKDLTGGQRGRFVTLFALAMIVGFGLAAVLYLPVMSYTPFSIRGGQLGGGTGIEYATQWSFSFSETLTFLLPSFFGFGGATYWGDMPFTDYPNYMGLLLLALAVWAVAVRRTWFTWTMAGGAVLAYFLSLGHNFFLYRLFYDLFPYFNKFRVPSMLLVLTQFGVAVLAGLGLDAWLQWLGAQGESRARRILVWTGGAVVVLGLLFLASASVVGSNLPVPRGVPAQMVPQVNGLRMSMIRADAVWLLVLGGLAVGGLYLWRAGSLSKRWLLAGLVAVSMVDLGRIDLRIIEPAEGSLRSPVLRPRSVMTRYLNSDPVLEFLGGDTATFRIRPLGRLQNENRWALAGVSSVSGYHAAKLANYDRFMQATGFQSEGILRMLNVKYLVSLQQFSDPRLREVFVGNLYSGGSYQPAAVYELDTFLERAWFPRRVEPLPSADDILARLRDPAYDPETVVYIQAHGPDDPIAPPFQGEGRVVQANWQPNQIRLQVTAAREALLVLSEVVYPEGWRATVDGEPVPIHEVNTILRGVVVPSGTHDIALDFAPGDYRLGLLLGRLSLLLIGLGFLPGAVREIRKRL
- a CDS encoding ATP phosphoribosyltransferase, yielding MDKILKLGLPKGSLQESTLSIFKRAGWNFVLSSRTYTPYCDDPEIEALLIRAQEMARYVEQGVFDAGITGKDWIMENGADVVEVCELIYAKASMRPVKWVLAVPEESDIHSVRDLQGKRISTELVNIAKKYLADNGVEAGVEFSWGATEAKPRLLFDAIIEVTETGLSLRANKLRIVDTVMESTTRLIANKATYDDPWKRKKIDNMARLLESGIMAASRVGLKMNVTDEQLEGLIAILPAMKTPTISQLYNDSGAAVEVIVEKTQVREIIPLLMEAGATDIIEYPLNKVLP
- the hisD gene encoding histidinol dehydrogenase; this encodes MGLLPIFRDFSRLDALLQDHSSEESNVSVVVADILRQVRSGRDDALLRLTAKYDGVTITSIDASAEQIALAEAQLSSSLRESILEAGLNLRRFHQLQLPQPYDLEQPDGTLTNWRWRPIERIGIYVPGGRSPLASSLLMAAIPAQIAGVAEVSVCTPPQADGRADPSILGLCSLLGIRQVYGIGGAQAIGALAYGSETIKPVHKIVGPGNVYVAEAKAQVSRHVGVDLAAGPTEIVILADDTANAGWVAADLISQAEHDPEATATLFTTDAALAEKVNQHLEMMLPTLATEETSRTSLESRGAIYVGADLGDCLKMINRIAPEHLSLQIREARQFAKRCIAGAIFIGHSTPVAWGDYWAGPNHTLPTAGQARFRGPLSVLDFLVPYSMIEAPMKAIAASGNTVIELARAEGMAGHALSINVRMHHE